The Cyclobacterium amurskyense genome contains the following window.
TTTGAACAATTCTTGATTTTAATTCACTAAGCTCCCTTTCTTTTTCCAAAGCTTTCTGAAGCTCCTTGTTGGCTTCATTTAAATCAGCAGTCCTTTTTTTGACTTTTTCTTCCAGCTCATTGTTTAAGCTCTGAAGTTCTTTCTCTTTTTTATCTTTAAAAATGGCCAATTCAATAACCATATTCAATTCCCTTATATTAAAGGGCTTGATAACATAGGCACTCGGATTGGTAACAGCGACCTTCTGTAGGGTTTCACTATCTGAGCTAGCTGTAAGGTAAACCACAGGAATATTGTATTTTTCATTAATAATTTCCGTGGTTTTAATTCCATCCAGCTTCCCAGAGAGATTAATATCCATCATGACAATGTCTGCATGGTTTTTTTCAAGAATTTCCAAGGCAATCTCACCTGAATCAGCCATTCCAATAATCTGATGGTGGTTCTTTTCAAGTGCTTTTTTTAATAAAAGTGCCGAGACGGTATCGTCTTCGGTTATCAATATTTTAAGAGAAAACATACTTACAAAATTAAATAATAACGTGCCCCAAAATAATTTATATACAAAGTGGTATTGAAATCCGCACTAAAGTACCATTACCTTTTTCACTTTCAACTTGAATTTGACCATTTAACTTTTCAACCAAGTGTTTGGTAATGGCTAATCCAAGGCCTGATCCTTCAAATTTACGGTTAAAACCGGTACTTTCTTGTTCAAAAGGGTAAAACAATTTGTCCAAATAATCTTTACTAATACCTATACCTTGATCATGTACTACTATAATCAATTGATTTTCAAAGTTTTCAATTACAACTTGAATAAGTCCCTTTTCTGAATATTTAACCGAATTACCAACGATATTATTGATAATAATTTGAAGGTACTTTCTCTCGATTTTTGCGTTAAAGGGTTTAGTTAAAAATTTTGAAGTGACTAATATACCTTTTTTAATCCCTACGGATTTATGATTTATCAATATTTTTGAAACAAAATCATTTACATTGGTTTTTTCTAAAACAATATTCAGCTCATCGGACTCCAATGAAGACAAATCCAGTATATTGGTAATGGTATTGAGTAAGCGTTCTCCACTTTCCTTAATAATATTCAAATGCTCCAAAAGTTCCTTGTCTTCCGACCTAATTTGGCTTATGTATTCAGTACTGCCAAGAATACCATTTAAGGGTGTGCGAATTTCATGACTCATATTAGAAATGATATTCCCTTTCAATCGACTTACCTCCTCCGCCTTATCTTTGGCTATTTCCAAGCCCTTCTCATAAGATTTTTTCTTCGAAATATCTCGAAAAACATTCAAGAACAACATATTCCCTTCAAAGTTTTCCTTCATTTTGGAAATGGAAACTTCTATCTCCCTATCTCCCGATTTCAAAGGCATTTCAAATTCTCGTATTACGGTACTTTTGGTATTTGAGTTAAGTTCATCAGCTATTTCATTCCTTACCTTTTCGTAGAAATCTGTGTCGCGAAACAAATGCTGAAGCCCATTTTCAATCAACTCATCCTCGCTCACCTCTGCCATTTTACAAATGGTGGGATTAGCAGAAATAACCTTCCCTCCAAAAACAGACAGTACCATGCCTTCTTGAGAATTGTTCCAGACTATTCTAAATTGATCCTCCCTTTCTGCGATCTCTCTATTTTTCTTTTGAAGTGTGATTTTTAATATCCCTCTGTCTTTTGTCTGCTGAATAAAAATACATACTCCATAAATGATTGCAAGTAAAAAAATGAAAGCAATTGCTAAAAACCAATAATTATTATAAACTGAAAAACCAACCACGGTCTGCCCGGTCACAGGTTCAGGATTTACAGCCAATAAGGGCATCAAGGCCAACTGGTAGCTATCCGAGGACATTTTTTTCGACAAAACCTTACTTTTTCCGGAATTTCCCATATCTCTCTCCCATTAGGGGATCGATTTATTTAATATTTTATTACAAGCTAAAGGAACGATAAAACTTTTATCTCTTTCTTCAAAAGTTCACAAACAAAGATTAAAATAGCACCTGTTGAAACATATTAAAATTAGTCTCAAACAATTTTTTTTTGATTTAAGCTGTCTTAAAGGATTTTATATTTGCCTGAAT
Protein-coding sequences here:
- a CDS encoding PAS domain-containing sensor histidine kinase, which translates into the protein MSSDSYQLALMPLLAVNPEPVTGQTVVGFSVYNNYWFLAIAFIFLLAIIYGVCIFIQQTKDRGILKITLQKKNREIAEREDQFRIVWNNSQEGMVLSVFGGKVISANPTICKMAEVSEDELIENGLQHLFRDTDFYEKVRNEIADELNSNTKSTVIREFEMPLKSGDREIEVSISKMKENFEGNMLFLNVFRDISKKKSYEKGLEIAKDKAEEVSRLKGNIISNMSHEIRTPLNGILGSTEYISQIRSEDKELLEHLNIIKESGERLLNTITNILDLSSLESDELNIVLEKTNVNDFVSKILINHKSVGIKKGILVTSKFLTKPFNAKIERKYLQIIINNIVGNSVKYSEKGLIQVVIENFENQLIIVVHDQGIGISKDYLDKLFYPFEQESTGFNRKFEGSGLGLAITKHLVEKLNGQIQVESEKGNGTLVRISIPLCI